The proteins below are encoded in one region of Neofelis nebulosa isolate mNeoNeb1 chromosome 17, mNeoNeb1.pri, whole genome shotgun sequence:
- the KRTDAP gene encoding keratinocyte differentiation-associated protein isoform X2, which translates to MKVPVLPAVVLLSLVALHSAQGASLGTSEEETTIGDYAAGPEAFKPDEFLNWHALFESIKRKLPFLNWDAFPKLKGLRSATPDAQ; encoded by the exons ATGAAGGTCCCAGTCCTTCCTGCTGTGGTTCTTCTCTCGCTTGTGGCGCTCCACTCTGCTCAGGGTGCCTCCCTGGGTACTTCCGAG GAAGAAACCACCATCGGTGATTACGCGGCAGGCCCTGAG gCTTTTAAGCCCGATGAATTCCTGAACTGGCATGCCCTCTTTGAG tCTATCAAAAGGAAACTTCCTTTCCTCAACTGGGATGCCTTTCCAAAG ctgAAGGGTTTGAGGAGTGCAACTCCCGACGCCCAGTGA
- the KRTDAP gene encoding keratinocyte differentiation-associated protein isoform X1, with protein MKVPVLPAVVLLSLVALHSAQGASLGTSEEETTIGDYAAGPENFNAQFLNIDKLRAAFKPDEFLNWHALFESIKRKLPFLNWDAFPKLKGLRSATPDAQ; from the exons ATGAAGGTCCCAGTCCTTCCTGCTGTGGTTCTTCTCTCGCTTGTGGCGCTCCACTCTGCTCAGGGTGCCTCCCTGGGTACTTCCGAG GAAGAAACCACCATCGGTGATTACGCGGCAGGCCCTGAG AACTTTAACGCTCAGTTTTTGAACATCGACAAGTTGCGTGCT gCTTTTAAGCCCGATGAATTCCTGAACTGGCATGCCCTCTTTGAG tCTATCAAAAGGAAACTTCCTTTCCTCAACTGGGATGCCTTTCCAAAG ctgAAGGGTTTGAGGAGTGCAACTCCCGACGCCCAGTGA
- the FFAR2 gene encoding free fatty acid receptor 2 isoform X2, which produces MTNWRSSIILTAYVVIFLTGLPANLLALRAFVGRVRQPHPAPVHILLLSLTLADLLLLLLLPFKMVEAAYNFRWYLPELLCALTGFGFYSSIYCSTWLLAGISIERYLGVAFPVQYKLSRKPVYGVIAAVVAWVMSFGHCTIVIIGQYLNSTQQTANTNGITCYENFTETQLSVVLPVRLELCLFLFFVPMVITIFCYWRFVWIMLTQPHVGAQRRRRAVGLAVVTLLNFLVCFGPYNISHLVGYYTKKSPPWRVEAVVFSSLNASLDPLLFYFSSSAVRRAFGKGLQILRHQGSSLLGRKGRETAEGASGDRGVSQAEGAPSSDFTTD; this is translated from the coding sequence ATGACCAACTGGCGCAGCTCCATCATCCTCACGGCCTACGTCGTCATCTTCCTCACCGGTCTCCCCGCCAACCTCCTGGCCCTGCGGGCCTTCGTGGGGCGGGTCCGCCAGCCTCACCCCGCGCCCGTCCACATCCTCCTGCTCAGCCTGACGCTGGCGgacctcctgctgctgctgctgctgcccttcAAGATGGTTGAGGCCGCCTATAACTTCCGCTGGTATCTGCCCGAGCTGCTCTGCGCCCTCACGGGTTTCGGCTTCTACAGCAGCATCTACTGCAGCACGTGGCTCCTGGCGGGCATCAGCATCGAGCGCTACCTGGGAGTGGCTTTCCCCGTGCAGTACAAGCTGTCCCGCAAGCCTGTGTACGGAGTGATCGCTGCCGTGGTCGCCTGGGTCATGTCCTTTGGTCACTGCACCATTGTGATCATTGGCCAGTACTTGAACTCAACCCAGCAGACCGCAAACACGAACGGAATCACTTGCTATGAGAACTTCACCGAAACGCAGCTGAGCGTGGTGCTTCCGGTGCGGCTGGAGCtgtgcctcttcctcttcttcgtCCCCATGGTGATCACCATCTTCTGCTACTGGCGCTTTGTGTGGATCATGCTCacccagccccacgtgggggcccAGAGGCGGCGCAGAGCTGTGGGGCTGGCTGTTGTGACCCTCCTTAATTTCCTGGTGTGCTTCGGGCCTTACAACATATCCCACCTGGTGGGGTATTACACGAAGAAAAGCCCCCCGTGGCGGGTCGAAGCCGTGGTGTTCAGTTCCCTCAATGCCAGTCTGGACCCCCTGCTCTTCTACTTCTCTTCATCGGCTGTGCGCAGAGCCTTTGGAAAAGGGCTGCAGATACTGCGACATCAGGGCTCCTCCCTGTTGGGAcgcaaaggcagagagacagcggAGGGGGCGAGTGGGGACAGGGGTGTGAGTCAAGCCGAGGGAGCACCGAGTTCCGACTTCACTACAGACTAG
- the FFAR2 gene encoding free fatty acid receptor 2 isoform X1 — MRATMTNWRSSIILTAYVVIFLTGLPANLLALRAFVGRVRQPHPAPVHILLLSLTLADLLLLLLLPFKMVEAAYNFRWYLPELLCALTGFGFYSSIYCSTWLLAGISIERYLGVAFPVQYKLSRKPVYGVIAAVVAWVMSFGHCTIVIIGQYLNSTQQTANTNGITCYENFTETQLSVVLPVRLELCLFLFFVPMVITIFCYWRFVWIMLTQPHVGAQRRRRAVGLAVVTLLNFLVCFGPYNISHLVGYYTKKSPPWRVEAVVFSSLNASLDPLLFYFSSSAVRRAFGKGLQILRHQGSSLLGRKGRETAEGASGDRGVSQAEGAPSSDFTTD; from the exons atgag AGCGACCATGACCAACTGGCGCAGCTCCATCATCCTCACGGCCTACGTCGTCATCTTCCTCACCGGTCTCCCCGCCAACCTCCTGGCCCTGCGGGCCTTCGTGGGGCGGGTCCGCCAGCCTCACCCCGCGCCCGTCCACATCCTCCTGCTCAGCCTGACGCTGGCGgacctcctgctgctgctgctgctgcccttcAAGATGGTTGAGGCCGCCTATAACTTCCGCTGGTATCTGCCCGAGCTGCTCTGCGCCCTCACGGGTTTCGGCTTCTACAGCAGCATCTACTGCAGCACGTGGCTCCTGGCGGGCATCAGCATCGAGCGCTACCTGGGAGTGGCTTTCCCCGTGCAGTACAAGCTGTCCCGCAAGCCTGTGTACGGAGTGATCGCTGCCGTGGTCGCCTGGGTCATGTCCTTTGGTCACTGCACCATTGTGATCATTGGCCAGTACTTGAACTCAACCCAGCAGACCGCAAACACGAACGGAATCACTTGCTATGAGAACTTCACCGAAACGCAGCTGAGCGTGGTGCTTCCGGTGCGGCTGGAGCtgtgcctcttcctcttcttcgtCCCCATGGTGATCACCATCTTCTGCTACTGGCGCTTTGTGTGGATCATGCTCacccagccccacgtgggggcccAGAGGCGGCGCAGAGCTGTGGGGCTGGCTGTTGTGACCCTCCTTAATTTCCTGGTGTGCTTCGGGCCTTACAACATATCCCACCTGGTGGGGTATTACACGAAGAAAAGCCCCCCGTGGCGGGTCGAAGCCGTGGTGTTCAGTTCCCTCAATGCCAGTCTGGACCCCCTGCTCTTCTACTTCTCTTCATCGGCTGTGCGCAGAGCCTTTGGAAAAGGGCTGCAGATACTGCGACATCAGGGCTCCTCCCTGTTGGGAcgcaaaggcagagagacagcggAGGGGGCGAGTGGGGACAGGGGTGTGAGTCAAGCCGAGGGAGCACCGAGTTCCGACTTCACTACAGACTAG